The genomic window TTACGAGCAGCCATTCGAGGAATTGATTTGATTTTGGAAGAAGGTATGAATGTTCGTGTTTGTTCTTTTCCTCAAGGAGAAGATCCGGATAGTTTTGCCCGTAAAAATTCGCATGATGATTTAGTTGCTTATCTAGAAAATAATAGCAAAGACTTTATACAGTTCAAAGCTTCGATTTTAATGGGCGAAGCTAAAAACGACCCAATAAAAAAAGCTGATCTGATTCGCGATATGGTGGCGAGTATTTCTAAAATACCAGATCGTATTCAGCGCGAGGTTTATATTCAGGAATGTGCTCGAATTATGGATATTTCGGAGCAGGTCTTGACGAGCACTTTGGCACAGCTTATTCAGAAAGATATAGCTGACGCTAATAAAAAGCAGAAACAAGAGCAGAAGCCTTTTGAAGTAGTTAGAAATCAGCCTCCACAAACAGGTACATTTTCAGGTGGAGATCCAGAAGATCCGAGAACTGGTCCGCCAGAAGGTTATGACTATCCAGGAGATCCAGGATATTATCCGCCAGAACAAACTCAAAAAGTAGATATTTTATATGTTTTTGAAAGGAAAGTCATTGAGATTTTGCTATTGTACGGAAGTGTTGTCGAAAGTTTCGAAGATGTTTTCTTGAAAGCAGATGAAGAAGGAAATGTAAAAGAAGTTTCGGAAAAAAGACAATATAAAGTGTTTGAGAAAATATATTTGAGTCTTCAAGAAGATGAGGTAGAATTGTCGAATATCTTATTTCAAAATATTTACAATAACATTATCGCTTTTTACAATCAAAATGAGACTTTTAGTTTAGATAAATATTTGATGCATCTAGAGCCTGAATTTGCTCAAGAAGTGACCAATATTTTAATGGAAGATGAAAGGCTGACTATTCATAATTGGGAAGGGCAGAATATTTTCCCAAAACACAAAAGCGAAACCATAGAGCAGAATGTTTCTGATACGATATTTTCTATGAGATGGTATTTGGTATCTGGAATTATTGCAGAATTAAAGAATTCTCTTTTAACCGATCCACAAGAAGATAACTCAGAAATTTTAAGTATGGTGATAGATTATTCTAAACTGCTGAATAATTTTTCGAAAAAACTAGGCCGAGTAGTGGTGCCTTATCACTAAAAAGAGAAAAACTCTATCTAATTTGATGAATCAAAAAAGTTAGAGTTTTTATAATTTTTTGACTGCTTAAATTTTAAGCTAGTCGATTTAAATTAAATAATTTCTAAAGTCTTAGCTTTGTTTACTAAGTCAACCAAATTAGTAACGTTTAATTTTGTTAATAATCTCAGTTTGTAAGTACTGATCGTTTTTTCGTTCAGATTTAAGATTTTAGAGATTTCATTGTTTTTCTTACCATCACTTAAGTAACGTAAAACTTCGATCTCACGGTTAGAAAGTTTTCTGTACAGACGCTCACTTTTGCTTTGTTTAGCAATAAGTGCCATGTTTTTACGTACTGTTTCGTTGATGATAATTTTTCCTTCGTGTACTTTAATAATAGAATGACCTAATGTTTCAAGTTTTTCTGTTTTGTGCACATACCCAGAAACTCCTGCTTTAATTGCGTTTGGAGCGTACATTTGCTCAGCAAGATCACTGAAAATAACAATTTTTGTTTTTGGGAAATTTTTCAGAATTGATTTGATTTCGAAGATGCTTGAAAGCCCTTCTAGTTCTAAATCTAAGATTAGAATATCGATTTCCTTCGTTTGAAGGATATCTCTAACCATTGAAAAATTGCCTACATTGGCAACAATTGAAATTTGATCGTGGTCTTTGAAATAAGACTTAACGCCAAAGTGCGTCACAGGATGATTGTCTGCTAGACATACTTTAATCATAATTTTTACCTTTTTTAGAATTGTTCATGTTTTTGGAACGGTAAAATTAATAAATAAATTCTGTAATAACTCGCAGAGAATGTTAAAATGTGTTATTTTAACGTTTTTGGTATTAAACAAACTGGAATTGGATCCATTTTATGCTTGTTGCTGGTGTTTAATCGTTTATAAATTTCAAAGACAGATTTTTCTCTCCCTTCAAAGTCAGATGCCGTCTTTCCTGACTCCGCGGCCAACATCGCCCATTCCAATTCGTCATAACTTGCACCTAATTGATCCTCATCAGTACGATTGTCGCCAAATAATCCATCAGTAGGTGCTGCTGTTAAAATTGATTGGGGAATTTCTAAAAATTCTCCTAAAGCATATACATCAGATTTCATTAAATCAGCAATCGGACTTAAATCTACACCACCATCTCCATATTTTGTGTAAAAACCTACGCCAAAATCTTCAACCTTGTTTCCTGTTCCCGCAACAAGTAAACCATTAATTCCTGCTAAATAATATAATGAAGTCATTCTAATACGCGCACGAGTGTTTGCCAAAGCTAAATTTACTTTAGCTTGATCATTGGTTGAAGGGACACTGCTTTTAAAAGATTCAAAAACTCCTGTCAAATCAGTTTTAACATCAGAAACATTAGAGAAACGTTTTTTAAGCTGGTCAATATGCTCTCTTCCTCTTGAAACCTGGCTTTCTGCCTGATGAATTGGCATTTCTACACATAAAACTTTCAGTCCGGTTTGTGCGCATAAAGTTGAAGTTACTGCAGAATCTACGCCTCCTGAGATTCCAATTACAAAACCATTTACTTTTGCATTAGCGGCGTAATTTTTTAACCACTCTACAATGTGCGTATTTACTTTTTCTGTCTGAATTGTGCTTTTTTTAGCCATAATAGTTTAAGTTTTAAGATACAGGGATGTATATTTGCAGAATTATTTTGAGTATGCACTTACTTAAAATTCTGATAACACAAATCTAATTAAAATAAAATGAAAATATATCGCTTTGCAGTGGTTCTATGCCTGTTTTTTTTGTCTTGCAACCAAAAAAGTAAGGTTGAAAAAGAAGTAGAAGAAATTCCTGTTGATATTAAGGTAGAACGATTTGATAAGGTGTTTTTTGAGACCAAACCACAAGATCTTCCAAAAATAAAAAAACAATATCCTTTTTTCTTTCCTGGCAATGATGATAATGTCTGGATTCAGAAAATGAACGATCCAATCTGGAGAGAAGTTTACGAAGAAGTTCAGAAAAAATACAGCAATTTTGAACCTGTTCGCAAAGAGTTTAATGAGCTTTTTCAACACGTAAAATATTATTTCCCTAAAACTAAAATTCCTAAGGTAATTACGGTTATTGGAGAAATGGATTATAATGCTAAATCAATTTATGCAGACAGTCTTGTAGTGGTGGCCTTGGAATTATATTTAGGAAAGGATCATAAGTTTTATGAGTTTCCGAATTACTTAAAAGAGAATTTTGAAGAAAGACAGATTATGCCAGATGTGGTTTCTAGTTTTTCTTATCGAAATATTCCAAATTCAATTGACAGAAGTTTGGTTGCTCAAATGATTTTTGAAGGAAAACAGCTTTATGCAAAAGATTTGCTGATTCCTGAATATACAGATGCAGAAAAAATGGGGTATATTCCTGAACAGATAAAATGGTGTGAAGAAAATGAAGCTTACATGTGGCGTTATTTTATAGAAAATGAAATGCTTTACAATGAAGATCCGAAATTGAGAGCACGATTTATAGCTCCAGCACCTTTTTCAAAATTCTTTTTAGAAATAGATAACGATTCTCCAGGGCGAGTGGGAGCTTGGATTGGCTGGCAGATGGTACGTTCTTACATGAAAAATAATAGTGATGTTTCTTTGGCTGAATTGTTTAAGCTTGAGCCAAAAGAAATCTTCG from Flavobacterium sp. KACC 22763 includes these protein-coding regions:
- the gldB gene encoding gliding motility lipoprotein GldB, whose amino-acid sequence is MKIYRFAVVLCLFFLSCNQKSKVEKEVEEIPVDIKVERFDKVFFETKPQDLPKIKKQYPFFFPGNDDNVWIQKMNDPIWREVYEEVQKKYSNFEPVRKEFNELFQHVKYYFPKTKIPKVITVIGEMDYNAKSIYADSLVVVALELYLGKDHKFYEFPNYLKENFEERQIMPDVVSSFSYRNIPNSIDRSLVAQMIFEGKQLYAKDLLIPEYTDAEKMGYIPEQIKWCEENEAYMWRYFIENEMLYNEDPKLRARFIAPAPFSKFFLEIDNDSPGRVGAWIGWQMVRSYMKNNSDVSLAELFKLEPKEIFEKSKYKPKK
- the dnaG gene encoding DNA primase, with the translated sequence MISQTTIDSVFETARVEEVIGDFVNLKRAGSNFKGLSPFSDERSPSFMVSPAKGIWKDFSTGKGGNSVKFLMEHSQFTYPEAIRYLAKKYNIEIEETEQTEAEKANTDIRESMYLVSEFAAKYFQDVLVNSEEGKAIGLSYFKERGFTNETIKKFNLGYSPETWDALTKEALGKGYKLEFLESTGLTIPREDRPFDRFKGRVMFPIQSMSGRVLGFGGRILTNDKKAAKYLNSPESDIYHKSKVLYGIYHAKQSIAKQNNCYLVEGYTDVIQFSQAGIENVVASSGTALTPDQIRLINRLTRNITVLFDGDAAGLRAAIRGIDLILEEGMNVRVCSFPQGEDPDSFARKNSHDDLVAYLENNSKDFIQFKASILMGEAKNDPIKKADLIRDMVASISKIPDRIQREVYIQECARIMDISEQVLTSTLAQLIQKDIADANKKQKQEQKPFEVVRNQPPQTGTFSGGDPEDPRTGPPEGYDYPGDPGYYPPEQTQKVDILYVFERKVIEILLLYGSVVESFEDVFLKADEEGNVKEVSEKRQYKVFEKIYLSLQEDEVELSNILFQNIYNNIIAFYNQNETFSLDKYLMHLEPEFAQEVTNILMEDERLTIHNWEGQNIFPKHKSETIEQNVSDTIFSMRWYLVSGIIAELKNSLLTDPQEDNSEILSMVIDYSKLLNNFSKKLGRVVVPYH
- the nadE gene encoding NAD(+) synthase, with product MAKKSTIQTEKVNTHIVEWLKNYAANAKVNGFVIGISGGVDSAVTSTLCAQTGLKVLCVEMPIHQAESQVSRGREHIDQLKKRFSNVSDVKTDLTGVFESFKSSVPSTNDQAKVNLALANTRARIRMTSLYYLAGINGLLVAGTGNKVEDFGVGFYTKYGDGGVDLSPIADLMKSDVYALGEFLEIPQSILTAAPTDGLFGDNRTDEDQLGASYDELEWAMLAAESGKTASDFEGREKSVFEIYKRLNTSNKHKMDPIPVCLIPKTLK
- a CDS encoding response regulator transcription factor produces the protein MIKVCLADNHPVTHFGVKSYFKDHDQISIVANVGNFSMVRDILQTKEIDILILDLELEGLSSIFEIKSILKNFPKTKIVIFSDLAEQMYAPNAIKAGVSGYVHKTEKLETLGHSIIKVHEGKIIINETVRKNMALIAKQSKSERLYRKLSNREIEVLRYLSDGKKNNEISKILNLNEKTISTYKLRLLTKLNVTNLVDLVNKAKTLEII